CAAACGCTTCAACCACACAGCCCGTGTAGAACCTGGTGGTTGAATCATCAAACGAAcccctgaaacaaacaaacatacaaacaGATCCGAGGGTTTTCAGCTGACTTGGTTTATAGAtgtataaaatgtattatttatcaagaaagatttttaaatatttttcttaGAGTTAGTGGTATagacatgttgctgttagccaataagaggcgagatgtccaaatatcaagaaataagactccaaattctgtcgtCTACTTTCTCCTTTAGCTGAATTCTCTGTGTTGAAACAGGCGCACTGGAGCTTTCTTACCCCAGCTTACTACttagaaggcattcattcctacttacTGCAAATGAGTGAAGAACTTCCTCAAATGAAAATAGTAAAAGCTCTGATAAACTAAGGGTATATTCAAATAATACATATAATTGTAGAgcataaataaaattattttaattacTTCAAAAAATTCAAAAAACACTTATTGATCAATCCCAAAATTTATTTATGTAAAAAAATGTaacttcaaataaaaatgtcttttaTCTAAACATGGAAATGTAGCTTTTTATGACATTATGAATTCATTAAGAAGTCTACTTTTGATCAGTCATTTCAGTAAAACAGATTCAAGTATCAGTGtttctccctgttaaaagggagttttcctctccactgtcactgcatgcttgcttagtatgaggattgctgtaaagactctgacaccagtcagtgactcgatgcaatctgctgagttccttacatgggaaactttttactgcttggctaaatgaactgacctgtattggaatgtttactgtgtgatgtgccttgagacgactcttgtcctgatttggtgccatacaaataaacttgaattgaattgtatatCTGTCATTATTAAGGATCGTCCAGGTGTGAAGCTTACCTGTCCCTCAAAATGGTCCACAGCTCCCCGCCCAGACAGGCCTCCATCAGCATATACAGGTATTTTCTGTCTTTAAAGGTCCGGTACAACCTGAACAGCAACAGTATGGAGTCACTAAGACACCAAAGGACCACCAGCAGCTTCCAGCTCATGTTTGACTAGAACAGTCAGAAAGCTAAGAGCtctaaacaaaaaaagaaaaacaaactaaCGCAACAAACACACATCTGAAGAACATCTGGATATGGGGGTTGCTTATTGGCATGATTGCCAGCACCATTGCCTCACTGCaaggaggttgcaggttctaaTCCCTGCttcagcctttctgtgtggagactTCATGTTTTCTCAAACCAttacagcttcctcccacaggttAAAAACATCTATGTTTATGTTAATTAGGGAATACATTTGACTGACGTATGTGTGTCTGTGATGGAGGAGTGGCGACCTGTCCAGGGTCAGTAAAAGTAGGCGACCCAGAGCGAGTGAAAACTGGACTCTGTGCTGCCCCCTGCTAGTTGACTACGATACATAAATTATGAAGTAATAAGTGACGAAACGATTGAGCTTTCTGACCTGACGATGAAGTCTGAGTGCGCCTCAGTCATGATGTGTTTCTCAGAGCGAATGTGCTCCTGCTGCCGCGTGTCCACAATGTAACGCTTCTTCAGGATCTTCATGGCAAACGTTTTGGCCTCTTCGCTCTTCAGCTGCACCTGAACAAAGAAAAATGACCTCATCATCCCTCTGCGCCTCTGCTGGCCTCTTCATAGAGTCACAGAGGAGACTCTAAACATCTGAACAATGAAGTTGGTTGTTTACATTTCCATAGAAACATAGCTCTGTCTGCATCAAGACCCCACAGCTGAAGCACTGGTGGATATCAGCTGAAGGCCATCTGAGACAGACTACCTCCTGATGGTTTAGGAAAATGTGTTTCTTGTTTTAGAAAATATGAGTTTAACAAAATTCTGGCACAGAAGTTTTCAAATGTTCAGAGGGAAGCAGCCTTGTTCTGTCAGGGTGTTTTTAGAACATGACACAATCTTCTATTCGTAGACGTCATGTTATCTGAGCTATGACATGGTGAGCTCCACACCCTCTCACGACTCTGCAGGGCAGATGGAAAAACTTCAGTTTAAAAACAAAAGCAAATCAAACATTTAGGAAATGTCTTTCATCTGAGAAGATATGTCCCAAATGAACATAAAAATGGTTCATTCATTTTTATCGAAACCATATTGTGTGTGAGTTAACTAGACCATCAAACAAAAGGTCCAAGACCACATGGGCCCTTGCTAGAATCCAAGCCAGTCATTTTACTAAAGGCCTAAAATCAGACGTTTGACGTTTATTAAATAGCCTGACTTTGAGatgtgtaaaaaaaactgaaTCTAAATACATTTAAACTGTTTTCATGATGATTTAAAGAGGTAATTAAAAATAAAGGAACTAGATATGATGGAAACTCTGAGTGAGTCACCAGCATTCTGTTCAAGTCAGACAGGCAGtctggaggtcaaaggtcagttgTTTCCACAGATCAGAGTTACTCTGACCGAAGGTCTAAAAttacctccagaggagagacgggAGACCCTGAATGGGGAATCCTTCCTATTTTTGGGCAAACCTTCTGCAGGGCTTCCCCCTTACCCGGCAGTTACCTGGAGCCCCGCCTCCTGCGGCAATGAAACCCAAATCCTCCTGCAGTGCACCACCCACTGCACCCCTCCATCCTTTCCAAACATCTCACTTCATACATTTACTGAATTAAAAAGTGTGGGAAATCAAATAATCTGAGATGAACCAAAAATCATTAAACACCTGAAAATGTTGAAtaaaattcagagatataaaaaagCTTTagggcttctctctctctctctctctctctctctctctctctctctcacacacacacacacacacacacacacacacacacacacacacacacacacacacacacacacacacacacacacacacacacacacacacacacactgagctgattCAGAAACAAATCTAAGACTGATCTGAAGTAGAAGTAACATTAAGTAGACCTGTTTCTGTCATGTTTAGCTTTTATCCAGTGACTATGAATGAGTGCTGCTCGGGACAGTGATCTGATTTTACCAGCTCAACGCGTCCAAAGCCTCCAACTCCCAAGGTGTCAATGATGTTGAAGTCATTCAGCTTCAGACTGGAGAAGAAGGCGTTTTCTGCCTCGTACCTTTCAGAAGAACACAGGAAATGATATTTGGAAAATTTCTTGATACTCAGAAGTCAAACCTGAGATGGGGTGTCCGAGTAGATAAAACCCTACATGAGATCCTACCTGCAGCATTTCACCACATGGAAGAAAGGGAATTTCTTGGAGGTTTGGATGGAGAAGGAGGTGATGGGGAGGGAATAAGAGGATGGAGAAGGCAGGCTAGTGAGGCGTTCTCTCTGTCGCCTCGCAGGAATGGGAAGTAACTCTCTCATCTTTAAACTCAATTCAGATCAGAAAAATGTTTTGTGACAGAAAGGCAGAATCAGCCTTTCAACTCCAAACAAACAGAGATAAAACTCTCAggaatgtgactttgaaattCAGATGAATTCTGCAGTTTGTTGTTCTACAGTCCAGACTGTCAAACTGGAACGTTTCTCAGTAACACAAAATTCTCAAACACAGCATCAAACTCCTCTTTGATCTTCAAGAAAATGTTCTGCAAAGAGTTCGTAGGAGAGCGGTCTTAAAGGAGGAGCTCCACATCCAGTTTACATGATGGAGGTAGAACGTAGGGCAGACAAGGTCCCACAGAGTTCTGGTGTGGAGATGTCGGCGGTACGGTGAGGTTTCCAGATCCTCCAGGTGTTTGTGCATTAAGCTAACAAATGAGTCTGGTCCAGAAATTAACCAAAAGCTGTCAGAATCCAGAACTGAGAGAGTTATGCATCACCTCAAGGAAAATCAACTTCCAGTTTTCTGTAAATTAAATTCTACGCTGAAACGCTGTGAACGTCTGGGCTTGGAAAGTCCAACTGAGCACACTCAGCCGATAACGTAGACTGAGGAAAGCCTCTGAGAGGTTCGGCCTTTCTGCCAAAACAAGCCCTCAGTCTGTCCTGGGGAGTAACGACACCTGAGAGGACAACCCGAATGGTTGGACCCTGCTGCTGGGATATTTTTAGAAGATGGAAACATTGCTCAGAGGTTCACCCACTAAAGGAAGCTCAGTAATTAAAGAGGCTAGCTGATGTTCAGGAGGCTGAAGGACGGACTGTACTGACCTCAAAACCAAAGGATCTGGAGTTTTCAGAGATAGTCACAGTTTCTCCAAGAGTCCTCCATTTGTCTTGATCTGTCTGTTAACTGGGTTCTGTTTGGTCCCTCCTTCAGAGTGAGTCTACTTCTGTCATAAAGAAGATTTATGGGCAGATGTTTTCCACCTGACAGGCCAATAATCTTCAGAACTACAACTGGAACAAGGTCAACAGGTCACAGACTGTGGTCATATATTCCAACAGCCACCATGTCTTCTCAGAATATGCCTCTAATGGCCACCCACAGTCACCCAAACACATTCTGTAACAATGGCTGCCATGTTTCCCGTGCACGGCAAGGTCATTAACAAGTTTCAGGCTAATTTAACATGAACACATGGAAAAGTGACAAAAAATTTCAGACTCATCTGGCCTAATAGCAGGTCAAAGGGTAAAGGTTATGCATGAAAGGGCAAGTAGAAAAATCTGGCTTGTTTGGAAGGACTGCTTTCTAAGAACACAGCAGCATAGGTTAAGTTTGTAAAGTTTCATCAGACACAACCACAAGACTCCGACCATATTGTCCCATGTTTACCCATAATGCTCAGCAGCACATTTACAGGAAAGAGCTGATAGCTGTCAGCACTGTAGTAGAGAGAGGATGACCCGGACGAATGCATTGGAAAAAATATGTCAGGATTTAACAAGCCGTGTGTTCCCAGTAAGGGCTGGACTCCACCATCTGCAATGATGTAGATGCTGAGCGTCTGCATCACATTGTGGCTTTGAGAGAGCTAAGCCCAAAAGAAAGGTGCTCAGTTTTCTGACCCAAAGGTAAAAACAAGATCACACAAATGGCTGAAAGGCCTATTGTAAGTTTCCTCTCAAGGTGAGGCTTGCAGATGGAGAGCTCAGACATCCTACAAGTGGAGCTGAAGTTCCTCCATCATGGGAGGAGGAAGCTGAGGTGGTACTGGTCTGGTgaatctagtcaggatgcctcctgcatGTCTCTCAAAGTGTTTCAAGTGAAACTCTAAAAAATGGGACATCAAGCAAAAGttttcagtaattcagcttaaaaggtgaaactgatacatgagacagactcattacaaGGGAATcctgatatttcaagcctttatttgttataattgtgatgattatggcttacagccgatgaaaaccccacattcaaaatctcagacttttagaatattgtgaaaatgttAAATATTCTAGCCTCAAATGCTCACACTCTAATTAGCTGATGAATCCATAACACCTGTAAAGGGTTCCTGCCTTTAGATGATCTTTCAGTCTAAATTGAATTACATAAGTGgagttttgcaccatattctattttttgagtttcacctgcatGTATTTTACAGGGGAGAAAAGATAAATTCCCTTTGGTTTCTATGTATTTAATATTTAATGAAAAAAAAGAAATGCAACTAGATGTTATTTGTTGCTACTTTATGTTTTACTTCAGTTACTAAATGTTAAAACTAAATTAGGCATCAAACTGCTGCTGTAGAAGTCTGCTCTCATTTTGCCACCCACAGATCAGAAGCCTAGTCAGTGTGTGTAGGTCTCCAAGCAGGACCAGGCTACTTCCTGGAAATGGTGGATTCGGGTTTCTGCAGAAACAGAAGCTGTCTCAGGATGAGCCAACAAATAAACTGTCTAAAATTAGTTTGAGAAAGAGATGAACAGCTCCTGTTCATGAAGGGTGCAACAGGACAAAGCAATAAAGAGAAGTAAACAATGTCCTAATCCAATTCTGAACATATCTTCTCTGACCTGAGTCTTTAAAGTTATGCTTTGTTTCCTCCTTGCTGGTTGAACTAAGTAAGCATTTATGTTCAGTTTTACATTTAATTGAACTGTTTTTGTTACAATAATAATTTTTTAATAGTCTGTttaacttttgtttgtttttatttgacatgaTTTACAACTTTTTCAACTGTGAGATCTTATTTTTGGAgaggttgttgtttgtttgtatatatttttttgcaTTCTTTAAAAAAACTGCCGACATGTTTAAAGCACCTACTTTCCTTTTTCATGAACGGTTCATATTCTATATAAGATTTTAAGTCCCTATTATGAATAGGTTAGATTGAGAGGGCTATAAAACTTAAAGTTCAGTTCATAAATAACATTACTGTAACATTACAAGAAGAGTAAACAAGCTCTCACATTACATGAACTGTTTTCATTTGAATGTTACCATAGCAACAGCCTTGACAGACAGCAGGACACCTGTGCTGCATTAAATCCGTACCATAAGAGGAAACATCCTTCGgtgtgtcacatgacccactgTCAGCTCATCCTCAGCAGCTCATGTTTGTTTCCGGCATGTTTACAAAAttcagaggagccagttgaggtggctcaggcatctggttaggatgtctcccaaacacctccctggtgaggttttctgggcacgtccaagcaggaggagacctaaaggaaggccCAGGACACGATAGAggtactatgtctctcagctggccagggaacgcctcaggATTGTCCCAGATGAGCTGGTGACagcagagagggaagtctgggccgccCTGCTGAGGCTATTGCTCCCATGACCtgaccagataagcggatgaagatggGTGGATGAACGGAGGATCAAACAATCGATCAACACCGATCACATTATTTCAGAATCAGTCGTGATCAGTTTTCTGCTAAATAACTGACGATCAAATTCATTGATAACTTTCTGTAAAACATCACAACAAaaaataaaggaaataatcaAAATAACGATCAAGTAAATTACTGAAAATCTAGTTTAGCAGATTTTTAACCAGCTGACCATTTACTGGTCATAAGTTGATGATTTGCTGATCCTTGACTAATTAAAACTTCATTATTTACAAATTAGATTATCATAAAATAATTATTAACAGGTTATAGGAAAACAATTACCTAACAACCTTCTGATCATTAGCTGATCCTAAGCTGTCAGGTGGAGATTTCTTCCATTAGCAGACGATGAGGCTGACTAATGGAGGTGTGTGTATGTCTTACACCAACTTTTCTCTGAGGCAGAACTGCAGAAGTCAGCTGATCTGAACTCAACATTTCATCCAGTCACTGCAGTAAACACCTCCTCACATGTGAACACGAAATGGTAGAGGAACCACTACGAGACCCCAATGGaatccccccacccacccccggtTTCAGGTGTGGTTTTACTTCTGGTCCTAAAGTATCAGTTCCTCCTCACACAAGCAGAAGATCCTCCTCTCTTGTTTTTGGTTGAACTCAAACAGACTAGTAACTatgcgggttagggttaggggtttacCTACCTGGCCTTGGCTTCAGCATCCTCGTAGACTTTACTTGAAACATCGTCCAGTCCACCAATCATATGCTTGAACGAGCTGAGGACATAAAGCCAACATGTCAAACCTATTCATCCTTAACCTAACAGAGTTACTTGTAACAGAGGATCAACAGAAACTATGCTGTATTCACTAAAACCAGATCAACGAACAAAATTCCCAGTAGAACCAGTCAAGAAGTCCAAACTCAGCAGGTTTGTTCTAGTTGATCTCGATCACAGTGAGGATCCAGGTTGTGTGTAGTTCGTTCTGACAGCAGCAGAGGGCAGCGTCACATTTAACATACCTCCAGCTGATTTTTGTTTTTCCTCAGACAGTCTAAGGATCTGCTGTTCTACAGTACATCACACAGAACCTGACCCGATCAGGTCAAGTGCGTACTCAGACTCTTACTCTCTGTCAATGACGAGGCAGGTGACCGTGTCAGCAGCAACAACGTTGGCTGTTCTCAAATCCTCCCTGAGGAAACAGAACTAGAAATGTACCAAATTACAACAAACTTCAGAGCATCAGAACCACTGGTCTGGTTTGAGTCTGGACTCAGGGTCCAACTCTTCATTTATCCTGTTACTCGTGGACGAGAGATGTTTGGAGCTCCACTGCTTTAAAGTTTACTTTCAGGAGGAACAGCAATAGTTACAGAAAGAACCTTACAGGTTGCTTggtcaggtcaaaggtcactctgtGGTAACATCTTACCCCTGCAACGCTCGCTCTCCGAACCAGTCTCCTCTGCCAAGCTCCCGCAGGTGTATCAGCTCCTGACTGGCCAAATCCCCCTTGGTTACATTTACCTGGTGGAGGCAGGGTTGACCGGTGACCAGGATGAGACAGCCGATCAGAAGTGATGAGGTCACTAAGGTAGAGGACGCTGGACTTACCTTCCCCTTGCTAATGATGAAGAAAGTGTCTCCTCGAGCTCCCTGTCGGACAATGTACTCACCGTCCTCATAGTGAGTCTGAAGACAGAGCAGTGTCTGATTGGACAATTCTTAGAGGGAAACAGGACAGGTGATGATGAAGACTAACCTCTTCCATGACATCAGCCAGTTTACTgagagtttcctctgaaagacccTGGAATGTAGGAACACTGCACAAACACAGAAACAGGTTTAGAGACTTGGTTTCATTTTCAAAAGTAATCTGAAGTCTTCTGGGTTAGTCTAGAGTCTGTTTGTGACTAGGGGTCACCTTTTTAGAAAATCCATGTACTCGGCATGTTTGATGAGTCCAGTTCTCATCATGATGGTCTGGAAACACTGTCGGTCGATGGCCCAAAGCTTCACATGGGTCAGGGctgaaacagaaccagaaccatcagCTTAACCTCTGTCTGTCTGATTTAGTTACCAGCTTTCATATGTCTTACAGACATGTTCTAGTGGAGCTGCATCATGACGTCTGTGTGAACGTTTTAGTTTCTTAATGAGTCTGAACATGACACTTTAAGATcagattagtgtgtgtgtgtgtgtgtgtgtgtgtgtgtgtgtgtgtgtgtgtgtgtgtgtgtgtgtgtgtgtgtgtgtgtgtgtgtgtgtgtgcagagagagagagagaagatacGACATGCACACATTGTCATGGCAACTGGGCTCATTGTGTATGATTCGTTACCCCACAGGTAGATTCAGGAGATTCCTGTTTAGGAATTCTGgtaaaaccatttaaaataatCAGGATTTTAAAATTTCCATCTAACTTTCATGTTCAcactttagactttttttctcCACACAGATTGAACACAAACAggtgaaacaaaagaaaaaagaaacctatcagataAACTTTGATTAatctaaaacaaaaaaacaaagattTTCAATCTATAGAATATACAGCAGCAAGGCAGAAATAATGATCCAATGTGTATTTTAACACACTGTGGTATAAATTACGAGTAATTTTTTTTTAAGATACACAAGAGAGGTGCATCAGGAAGAGAAGCAGGCATTGAGCGTACTTCAGGAACCTGTTTCACAGCAAAGACTTCAACATCTGAGGTTGAAATATAGTTATATGAGATTAAAAGCACCCCTCTGCATAATCACGTAGGTCATACAGTGATGCATCTTTAGATTAGATGTTTTTTGCTGTTATTGAATCTACATTTTCATTCAAACTGCATTAGCCAGCTGGTTGACCTGAGGATCTACAGCCTGAACACAGAGAAGAAACGTGAATATTCAGATTCTGAAAGAGTCAGAATCACCCTCCGGACAATGTGAACAAAAGGATCAGGCTCAGCTTCCACAATGGAGCAGGTTCGATTCCCCAAAAAGACGGGTCAGGAGGAAGATAAATGACTGTAACTGACACACAGCAGGTCTTCAACCTCCAGGGAATGAAGAATTTAAGATGAGCCCAAAATCCTTTAAATCCCAAGCTTCGATCTCTGAGGGGAACACAGAACCTGAGTGGCAATGATGAACTGGAGGATGGAAagataaaatgtaaacaaattagcagaaatgtgagaTCATAATTAAATAGACAATACATTAAACAATAAAAAAGTTTGAACACATTAAATATTTTATGTAAATCAAGGACAGATGGCAAGAGCTAATCAAAGAAGACAGAGAGATAACTATTGGACGAAAAAAGCAACGGGAGAACCAACAAACTGACAAACAGGTGAACAGAAAGAATTAAAAGCTACAGTCAAAGATAAGGATGAAGTGGAGAAAAATAAGAAGCTTCTGCTTGATGGACGCCCAACCTGCagacaaaactcagggctgaaaatAACTCCAGCAAGACAAAAAAAAGTCCTCTCAGGTACACAAAGGTTTTCTAAAAGTCTTTACATCCCATAATCCTCACCAGTTCCTCGGACAGACCTAGTCACTATGGTAACAAGGCATTCATCTGGAGCTGCAAGCAGTTACCATGGAGATGCAGGCTTGTAGAAACTTTCTCCacaaaatgtttgtgtgtgttacaCAAAACTACACAAATCCATTAAACCCtaaaattattttttcattttgagAATTTCAGAAAAAAATTCCTGAATATTTTGGGAAATGAGTTTGTTTTACTGACAGCAACAGTTCATATTGTGAGAAGGCAGAGCTTTCAACCACCACTCAGTAGGCAGCTTCCTAAGTCaagtcttttgtgtttgtaataaAAATGCTGCAGTGCAATGAAAAGGTTTCTGAGAACACCAAAACTACAGAATCCACATCCACATGAATCAAAATAAAACCACGTGTCTTCAAAGtcggatgtgacagtgtgagcgtcctgtcacaatgtcccgattgatcatgcgccctggctacttggccaaggggatgtccccttggctgactggttagagcgtatgactctcacccgggtgtCAGGGGATCGAATCCCGTCCGGGCCCtcttttctccaccttgccacatgagACTCAAACTGGTACTCATCGGCTGAAATTGATTTCTGTGACAGAACTTTCTGGTTTTGACTCCAGATTTGTTGAGCTAGACTCAGTAACTTGGGACGTGCTGGAGACCTGTAATGTCTGGTCATCAACATCAATAAAAACAAGCTGGGAGACTTTGGGGTGTTTGTGTTCAAAGCTGCTAGAGGTCTGGTTCTGAGCTAGCACTAGTTCTCGCTGTTATTTCTCTCAGCCTAGCTGGACTGGTCAGGAGCCATAACCATACCAGTTCTCAGCTGGAAACAACTCAGAACAAACTGAGGCAGAATTGGAACCaatttggtgattttaatatttcaTCTGAAACTTGGTCAACCAGATTAGGACTCTGAACTTGTTCCCATCACTTCCTGTAAaacctgtgacatggtttgacaccagtgctacagtttgtgtgtgtgcagcaaacacagatcatttttgtgtttttttaagttTTATGACCAAGAATGGGGTGCCATGGAGATGCCAAGTGTGTGTGTAACGATGGCaatgacaggaaacatgatgGTTTGTGTTCATTGTGGTTTAGATGAGCTTAACTACAAACA
This Nothobranchius furzeri strain GRZ-AD chromosome 16, NfurGRZ-RIMD1, whole genome shotgun sequence DNA region includes the following protein-coding sequences:
- the prkg1b gene encoding cGMP-dependent protein kinase 1 isoform X2, coding for MKNLELSQIQEIVDCMYPVDYGKDACIIKEGDVGSLVFVMEEGKVEVTKEEMKLCTMGPGKVFGELAILYNCTRTATVRTLTHVKLWAIDRQCFQTIMMRTGLIKHAEYMDFLKSVPTFQGLSEETLSKLADVMEETHYEDGEYIVRQGARGDTFFIISKGKVNVTKGDLASQELIHLRELGRGDWFGERALQGEDLRTANVVAADTVTCLVIDRDSFKHMIGGLDDVSSKVYEDAEAKARYEAENAFFSSLKLNDFNIIDTLGVGGFGRVELVQLKSEEAKTFAMKILKKRYIVDTRQQEHIRSEKHIMTEAHSDFIVRLYRTFKDRKYLYMLMEACLGGELWTILRDRGSFDDSTTRFYTGCVVEAFAYLHAKGIIYRDLKPENLILDSRGYAKLVDFGFAKKIGYCKKTWTFCGTPEYVAPEIILNKGHDVSSDYWSLGILMYELLTGSPPFSGPDPMKTYNIILRGIDLIEFPKKVTKNAANLIKKLCRDNPSERLGNLKNGVKDIQKHKWFEGFNWEGLRKGTLTPPIIPEVSSQTDTSNFDNFPEDTEEPPPDDTSGWDYDF